The Leptolyngbya sp. CCY15150 genome has a segment encoding these proteins:
- the blaOXA gene encoding class D beta-lactamase, with protein sequence MNHPFLLLISSVIGSAGLLFTSSISAELSSKLLAPKIAQQPKISISTSVDNSPLDRVDRQERPDWARFFDDAEAQGTIVVLDQRGGAQHLWVYDQERADRAYSPASTFKIPHSLFALDAGVVRDEFQVFEWDGVERDFATHNQDQTLRSAMRNSTVWVYEMFANEIGEAKAREYLTQIDYGNADPSTGEGAYWIDGALEISAQEQIYFLQKLYQNELPFRVEHQRLVKDMMIVEAERTWILRAKTGWEGRWGWWVGWVEWPTGPVFFALNIDTPNRLNDLYKREDITRAILQSIDALPEADYWN encoded by the coding sequence ATGAATCATCCCTTCCTTTTACTTATCTCTTCGGTCATAGGTAGTGCAGGACTACTGTTTACTTCATCTATCTCAGCAGAGCTTAGCAGTAAACTGCTTGCTCCGAAAATTGCACAGCAGCCAAAGATAAGTATTTCGACTTCCGTAGATAATAGTCCATTAGACAGGGTAGACAGGCAAGAGCGGCCGGATTGGGCCAGGTTCTTTGACGACGCTGAGGCTCAAGGAACTATTGTGGTATTAGATCAGCGCGGAGGTGCTCAGCACCTGTGGGTCTACGACCAGGAACGCGCCGACAGAGCTTATTCCCCAGCATCAACGTTTAAGATTCCGCATTCTCTCTTTGCGCTTGATGCCGGTGTTGTGCGTGATGAATTTCAAGTTTTTGAGTGGGATGGCGTGGAAAGAGACTTTGCCACACACAATCAGGATCAAACTTTGCGCTCAGCGATGCGAAACTCAACCGTTTGGGTTTACGAAATGTTTGCCAACGAAATCGGAGAAGCAAAAGCAAGAGAGTATCTGACACAAATTGATTACGGAAACGCAGACCCAAGTACTGGCGAAGGTGCTTATTGGATTGATGGCGCGCTAGAAATCTCGGCACAAGAGCAAATTTATTTTCTACAAAAACTGTATCAGAACGAGCTCCCTTTCAGGGTTGAGCACCAACGATTAGTTAAGGATATGATGATCGTTGAAGCAGAGCGGACTTGGATTCTCCGGGCTAAAACTGGCTGGGAAGGGCGCTGGGGCTGGTGGGTAGGGTGGGTCGAGTGGCCAACAGGCCCTGTGTTCTTCGCTCTTAATATAGATACGCCAAATCGACTCAACGACCTCTATAAAAGAGAAGACATTACACGCGCTATCTTGCAATCCATAGATGCCTTGCCTGAAGCAGACTATTGGAACTAG
- a CDS encoding RidA family protein, whose protein sequence is MDKPEFFVTPGYGAYMLDNLRYSQAVKIGDRVETSGQGGWDDDLHIPESLADEIAQAFRNVERTLATAGASWEHVVHINSYHVGGLPPEVNDAMVRQYLHYMPNHAPIWTQVGVAALGLPTMRIEIRVTAIVP, encoded by the coding sequence ATGGATAAGCCCGAGTTTTTTGTCACCCCCGGTTATGGAGCATACATGCTGGATAACTTGCGTTACTCGCAAGCAGTAAAAATTGGCGATCGCGTGGAGACATCCGGCCAAGGTGGCTGGGATGACGATCTGCACATTCCCGAATCGCTCGCCGACGAAATTGCTCAGGCGTTTCGGAACGTAGAGCGCACCTTGGCCACTGCCGGTGCAAGTTGGGAGCATGTGGTTCATATCAATTCTTACCATGTTGGCGGTTTGCCCCCAGAGGTTAACGACGCCATGGTCAGGCAATATCTCCATTACATGCCCAACCACGCCCCCATTTGGACACAGGTAGGAGTTGCGGCGCTGGGACTGCCCACGATGCGGATTGAAATCCGCGTTACTGCAATTGTTCCGTAA
- a CDS encoding alpha/beta hydrolase — MRVPKIYIRHLLTAIAVMVLLLAGAPAALTQSAQEPAAELGHFYNQELTFGSCEGFAATALEEQLYVDPFNCARLEVPLDYDDPTGETMQIAVLRLPAQGEPRERIGSLVINPGGPGGSGMQIAVLSALGLRNSPLLQHFDWVGFDPRGVGASSPAISCFTDAESDRGENKTTLLGTSGEWTAADTRELMEKCANGSGGEAVLAAVGTRNVARDMDVLRTALGDETLTFFGQSYGTRLGAVYAEMFPQNVRAMVLDGVLDPRQGSAERRLALHAGFQRSFDLMAEFCAESSDCPLGTDPEQSTALFQTLMQPLIDDPVPAGNGRTLNFFQATGGVGAGLYTAEAWPRIIDGLAQLKHEGRGDKLLTINDDFLGRDPNGTWSNFIEANLAINCNDEQRRTPEQEADLRRQIFDVNPFLDTGRPVEGVTRDACEFWPGEPTLGFPYAQDVEGLPDTLIVSITGDPSTPYAAGVSLADSLGGTLLTVEGERHTVALEGISPCVNEIVADYLIDLELPAEGDRCVL; from the coding sequence ATGCGCGTTCCCAAGATCTACATCAGACACTTACTAACGGCCATAGCGGTGATGGTGCTGCTCCTCGCTGGGGCACCTGCCGCATTGACCCAGTCTGCCCAGGAGCCAGCGGCGGAACTGGGGCACTTCTACAATCAGGAACTGACCTTTGGTTCCTGTGAGGGTTTTGCAGCGACTGCGCTTGAGGAACAACTGTACGTTGACCCGTTCAATTGTGCTCGGCTTGAGGTGCCACTAGACTACGACGACCCCACCGGCGAGACCATGCAGATTGCGGTGCTACGCCTGCCAGCGCAAGGTGAGCCGAGGGAGCGCATCGGTTCGCTGGTGATTAACCCAGGCGGGCCAGGCGGCTCGGGGATGCAAATCGCCGTCCTTTCAGCGTTGGGTCTAAGGAACAGTCCACTGCTGCAACACTTCGACTGGGTCGGCTTCGACCCGCGCGGCGTCGGGGCGTCAAGCCCAGCGATTAGTTGTTTCACCGATGCAGAGAGTGACCGGGGCGAAAACAAAACAACCTTGTTGGGTACGTCAGGGGAGTGGACCGCGGCCGACACCCGTGAGTTGATGGAGAAGTGCGCCAATGGGTCGGGTGGTGAAGCGGTTCTCGCTGCTGTCGGCACCCGGAATGTAGCCAGGGATATGGACGTGCTCCGCACTGCCCTAGGTGACGAGACCCTCACCTTCTTCGGACAGAGCTACGGCACCCGGCTCGGCGCGGTCTACGCCGAGATGTTTCCTCAAAACGTGAGGGCAATGGTTTTGGACGGTGTGCTAGACCCTCGGCAGGGCAGCGCGGAACGCCGCTTGGCACTCCACGCCGGGTTCCAGCGATCGTTCGATCTGATGGCTGAGTTCTGCGCGGAAAGCTCAGACTGCCCACTCGGCACCGACCCCGAGCAGTCTACCGCCTTGTTCCAAACCCTGATGCAGCCGCTGATTGATGATCCGGTACCCGCCGGGAACGGACGCACGCTGAACTTCTTCCAGGCCACGGGTGGCGTGGGTGCCGGGCTCTACACCGCTGAGGCATGGCCGCGCATCATCGACGGGCTCGCCCAGCTCAAGCACGAGGGTCGCGGTGACAAGCTGCTTACCATCAACGATGATTTCCTCGGTAGGGATCCCAACGGCACCTGGAGCAACTTCATCGAGGCCAACCTCGCCATCAACTGCAATGACGAACAGCGCCGCACTCCCGAGCAAGAGGCCGACCTGCGCCGCCAGATCTTTGACGTGAATCCCTTCCTCGACACCGGACGACCCGTCGAGGGCGTCACCCGCGATGCCTGCGAGTTCTGGCCCGGTGAGCCGACCCTTGGCTTCCCCTACGCTCAGGACGTTGAGGGGCTACCCGACACGCTGATCGTCTCTATCACGGGCGACCCTTCCACCCCTTACGCGGCTGGGGTCAGCCTCGCCGACTCCCTCGGCGGCACCCTCCTCACCGTCGAAGGTGAGCGGCACACCGTCGCCCTTGAAGGCATCAGCCCCTGCGTCAACGAGATCGTTGCCGACTACCTGATCGACCTTGAACTTCCCGCAGAGGGCGATCGCTGCGTTCTCTAG
- a CDS encoding PHB depolymerase family esterase, with product MKLFSDHSRERNLDKVIESDRSWLDRLYKRWRSPWITSGLIIAVVATAGIGMAAFQFGLPWWMQEGDHNHLYESDAGSLRYQVHLPPQYDGTTQLPVVMAIHGCGMTGYGWNSMKATTQFNSLADREGFIVVYPTQRMFRSAINCWNSADPRQQHRNSGEPALIAGVAQQVVEEYNADPAQVHVAGASSGAGTAVILAATYPDVFATVTSVAGGEYGLNQVNPDDPDSTPPDYTARQAWAQMGDRARQVPLLVIQGEEDTVVPPIVAYRLVAHWTAVGDLVDDGLLNDSLNQVEETTAVPAEQGRHSYTHTTITAPDDPFLIELYLVQEMGHAWPGPTGDGSYVDRAGPDASAIVWDFAQRHRQP from the coding sequence ATGAAACTTTTTTCTGATCACTCGCGAGAACGAAACCTAGACAAGGTGATCGAGTCCGATCGATCTTGGCTAGACCGCCTTTATAAGCGATGGCGATCGCCCTGGATCACCTCCGGCCTCATCATTGCAGTTGTGGCTACCGCTGGCATCGGCATGGCAGCGTTCCAGTTCGGCCTGCCCTGGTGGATGCAGGAGGGAGACCACAATCACCTGTACGAAAGCGATGCCGGTTCTCTGCGTTATCAGGTTCACCTGCCACCTCAGTACGATGGCACGACCCAACTGCCGGTGGTCATGGCGATTCACGGCTGCGGCATGACGGGTTACGGATGGAACTCGATGAAGGCCACGACGCAGTTCAACAGCCTGGCCGACCGTGAAGGCTTCATCGTCGTCTACCCAACGCAGCGGATGTTCCGCAGCGCGATCAACTGCTGGAACTCGGCTGACCCACGGCAGCAGCACCGCAACAGCGGAGAACCTGCGCTGATCGCTGGCGTGGCCCAACAGGTGGTCGAGGAGTACAACGCCGACCCAGCCCAAGTGCATGTTGCGGGTGCCTCGTCGGGTGCTGGTACCGCCGTTATTCTCGCTGCGACCTACCCCGATGTCTTTGCAACGGTGACATCGGTTGCGGGTGGTGAGTATGGACTGAACCAGGTAAACCCGGATGATCCTGACTCCACACCACCGGACTACACCGCACGTCAGGCGTGGGCTCAGATGGGCGATCGGGCGCGGCAGGTGCCGCTGCTCGTGATCCAGGGCGAGGAGGATACCGTCGTTCCGCCCATCGTTGCCTATCGTCTGGTTGCCCATTGGACTGCGGTAGGCGACTTGGTTGACGACGGTCTGCTCAACGACAGTCTGAACCAAGTCGAAGAAACAACAGCGGTGCCTGCAGAACAGGGCAGGCATTCGTACACCCACACCACCATCACGGCACCGGACGATCCGTTTCTCATCGAGTTGTATCTCGTCCAGGAGATGGGGCACGCCTGGCCGGGGCCTACCGGAGACGGCAGTTACGTCGATCGCGCCGGGCCCGATGCCAGTGCCATTGTCTGGGATTTCGCCCAGCGCCACCGGCAGCCATAG
- a CDS encoding CPBP family intramembrane glutamic endopeptidase, which translates to MAKHKNIRLQLFGLLWLAGMAGVMSLVLLPLPSLPEGAPPAAVVRLLMLVQPTVLLSVAVLIGVLLTPRLGLMAPGAEALAIGRSWRKAMVPQLLPGVVGGLISGALLTAIALLSRPLLPPAYEAAEPTPLLVRFLYGGITEELLIRWGLMTLLVWLGWRFGQQRQGKPQIRWVVVAIAVSSLGFAMAHLPYAIALGLPLTPALVGLLLIQNSLFAVVAGYLFWRYGLETAMIAHLTVHAVLALLG; encoded by the coding sequence ATGGCTAAGCATAAAAACATTCGGCTGCAACTGTTTGGGCTGCTGTGGTTGGCAGGCATGGCTGGGGTGATGTCCCTGGTGTTGCTGCCTTTGCCCTCGCTCCCAGAGGGTGCTCCACCTGCCGCCGTGGTCAGATTACTGATGCTGGTGCAGCCCACGGTTTTGCTGTCGGTGGCGGTGCTGATAGGCGTGCTCTTGACTCCCCGGCTAGGGCTCATGGCACCGGGGGCAGAGGCGCTGGCCATTGGGCGATCGTGGCGGAAAGCCATGGTTCCTCAACTGTTGCCCGGCGTGGTGGGCGGGTTGATCAGCGGCGCACTACTGACGGCGATCGCCCTGCTGTCTCGCCCGCTGCTGCCACCCGCCTATGAGGCGGCTGAGCCCACGCCGCTGCTCGTGCGATTTCTCTACGGCGGTATCACCGAAGAACTTCTGATCCGTTGGGGACTGATGACGCTGCTGGTATGGCTGGGCTGGCGATTTGGGCAGCAGCGCCAGGGTAAACCCCAGATCCGATGGGTGGTCGTCGCCATTGCCGTCTCCTCCCTAGGGTTTGCTATGGCCCACTTACCCTATGCGATCGCCCTCGGACTGCCGTTAACCCCAGCCCTAGTGGGGCTCTTGCTGATCCAAAATTCTTTGTTTGCAGTAGTTGCGGGGTATTTATTCTGGCGCTACGGGCTAGAGACCGCCATGATTGCCCACTTGACGGTTCATGCCGTGCTGGCCCTCCTAGGTTGA
- a CDS encoding peptidoglycan-binding domain-containing protein produces MKSSQSVVIEQLQPAQNEHAPEARLTCFISDVQGNHPRHPDRAFQGIEHGCKNWSIIFQDIPNFPAEWLRSAVVGGTTWIAGTEADQIKWSHLYMESVQASGRKWSKSRLTTILAAVLIGVFLPNGAIASSYPQTPELSQESPVLMATAYTDSTLPTLQRGDSSSSVQLLQQILLDNGFLGAAAVRLGNPSGVAIDGIFGPVTESAVRDLQQRYNLPVTGQVDPLTWEVLDMQANPYRSPLPWK; encoded by the coding sequence ATGAAATCTAGTCAAAGCGTCGTCATAGAGCAACTGCAACCAGCACAGAACGAACATGCCCCGGAAGCACGTTTAACCTGTTTTATATCCGACGTTCAAGGTAATCATCCACGCCATCCTGATCGAGCCTTCCAGGGGATTGAGCATGGCTGTAAAAATTGGTCTATCATCTTCCAGGACATCCCAAACTTTCCCGCAGAGTGGCTCCGTTCGGCAGTTGTGGGTGGCACTACCTGGATTGCAGGCACAGAAGCAGATCAGATTAAGTGGAGCCATTTGTACATGGAATCTGTGCAGGCATCTGGTAGGAAGTGGTCTAAATCACGTCTAACCACCATCCTTGCCGCAGTGTTGATCGGGGTTTTTCTGCCCAATGGGGCGATCGCTTCCAGTTATCCCCAAACACCGGAATTATCTCAAGAATCACCCGTTTTGATGGCGACCGCCTATACCGATAGCACCCTACCCACGCTGCAACGGGGCGATAGTAGCAGCAGCGTTCAACTCCTACAGCAGATTCTCCTAGACAATGGTTTTTTGGGAGCCGCCGCAGTCAGACTGGGAAATCCAAGTGGTGTAGCGATAGATGGAATTTTTGGCCCTGTGACTGAATCTGCGGTGAGGGATTTACAGCAACGATATAACCTTCCAGTTACAGGGCAAGTGGATCCTCTTACCTGGGAAGTGCTGGATATGCAAGCAAATCCCTATCGCTCTCCCCTTCCCTGGAAATAA
- a CDS encoding TetR/AcrR family transcriptional regulator, producing the protein MKTVVRSDGAKDMTKNKRKPGRMSEQRRERIRLEISREAARLFWEQGVAATSGEQIADAVGISVRTLWRYFRNKESCAEPVLVQDAEEFVSVLRRWPREISLEEHLTTWVTERPKDPDTQAYDQAVIRMTVLANTEPALRSAWLMANDQVEREFVEIIANRLRRPTDDLEVRMHAAAATSVLRVISEDISAALMAGADHASIKNSKPLERMADAVRVATDGVLGDPVEP; encoded by the coding sequence ATGAAGACTGTTGTGAGGAGTGACGGTGCCAAGGATATGACGAAGAACAAGCGCAAACCAGGGAGGATGAGTGAGCAGCGGCGCGAGCGAATACGTCTGGAGATTTCGCGCGAGGCGGCACGGTTGTTCTGGGAGCAAGGCGTCGCCGCTACGAGCGGTGAGCAGATCGCGGACGCAGTAGGCATTTCGGTACGCACTCTCTGGCGATACTTCCGCAACAAAGAGAGCTGTGCCGAGCCAGTCTTGGTACAGGATGCCGAGGAATTTGTGTCAGTCTTGCGGCGCTGGCCGAGGGAGATCTCTCTTGAAGAACATCTCACCACATGGGTGACGGAGCGCCCCAAAGATCCTGATACGCAGGCTTACGACCAGGCTGTGATCAGGATGACCGTCCTGGCCAACACAGAGCCAGCGCTCCGCTCGGCCTGGCTGATGGCTAACGATCAAGTAGAACGCGAGTTTGTCGAGATCATTGCGAACCGCCTACGACGACCTACCGACGATCTTGAGGTGCGGATGCACGCAGCGGCGGCCACCTCGGTTCTGCGTGTGATCAGCGAAGACATCAGCGCCGCCCTGATGGCAGGTGCCGACCATGCCTCTATCAAAAACAGTAAACCACTCGAACGCATGGCCGATGCCGTGCGTGTAGCCACTGACGGCGTCCTCGGCGACCCTGTCGAGCCGTGA
- a CDS encoding zinc-dependent alcohol dehydrogenase family protein, protein MESMKAAVLTAFGDAEKFEIQTVPIPTMKANQVLVRVCATSINPVDYQTRRGDYKELVQLPAIIGVDVSGVIEAIGKAVTDFKVGDSVYYSPQIFGEFGSYAQYHVADAAIVALKPANLSHIEAASFPLAGGTAWDCLVTRGNLQVGETVLIHAGAGGVGSIAVQLAKARGAYVFATCSSRNRDFVTELGADRVIDYKNEDYVDVIHQETNGLGVDLVLDTIGGETIQRSLDILRPFGRLTSIVDIAIPQSLLKAWGKNLTIHFVFSPQYRAKLEALTKLIERHQLRPVIDSVFSWDQVVLAHQHLEQGGTRGKVVLTFTEN, encoded by the coding sequence ATGGAATCTATGAAAGCAGCCGTATTAACTGCATTTGGTGATGCCGAGAAGTTTGAGATTCAAACGGTTCCCATACCAACCATGAAGGCAAATCAGGTGTTAGTCAGAGTTTGTGCAACCTCCATTAACCCGGTCGATTACCAAACTCGTCGTGGTGATTACAAAGAACTGGTTCAATTACCCGCTATCATTGGAGTCGATGTTTCAGGGGTGATTGAGGCCATTGGCAAAGCTGTGACTGATTTCAAGGTGGGAGACAGCGTGTATTACTCGCCGCAAATTTTTGGAGAATTCGGTAGCTACGCCCAATATCATGTGGCTGATGCAGCGATTGTTGCATTAAAGCCTGCAAATCTATCGCACATTGAAGCAGCTTCTTTTCCGCTTGCAGGCGGAACTGCTTGGGATTGTCTAGTGACTAGGGGCAATCTACAAGTTGGTGAAACAGTTCTCATCCATGCGGGTGCGGGTGGAGTGGGTTCGATCGCCGTTCAACTCGCCAAAGCGAGAGGGGCATACGTTTTTGCGACCTGTAGTTCTAGAAACCGAGATTTCGTGACAGAACTGGGTGCAGATCGGGTAATTGATTACAAAAATGAAGATTACGTAGACGTCATTCATCAAGAAACAAATGGACTGGGCGTTGATTTAGTTCTAGATACGATCGGCGGAGAAACCATTCAGCGTAGTCTAGACATCCTTCGTCCCTTTGGTAGGCTGACCAGCATTGTGGACATTGCAATACCGCAATCGCTTCTTAAAGCCTGGGGTAAGAATCTGACGATTCATTTTGTTTTTTCACCACAGTACCGAGCAAAGCTAGAGGCTTTGACAAAACTCATTGAGCGTCATCAGCTTCGCCCAGTGATTGATTCAGTATTTTCTTGGGATCAGGTCGTTCTGGCACATCAACATCTAGAGCAGGGAGGAACACGGGGCAAAGTTGTGCTGACGTTTACAGAAAATTAG
- a CDS encoding hydrolase, whose translation MSKNPKIGLEGLLRPDDSILVLIDHQPYQFTNLNSYEPTMIINNVIGLAKSAKLFNVPTILTTVIEERGGYIIKGLQDVFPDQKPINRTLINTWEDPSVTDIVKKSGRKQLILAALYTEICLAMPAIQALGEGYEVFIVTDASGGVTAEAHDMAVRRMVQAGAIPINWMAVLAEWQRDWARTETTAGVSDITLEHGGASAVALAWELQLLATTPPVASGGH comes from the coding sequence ATGTCTAAAAATCCAAAAATCGGACTAGAAGGTCTGCTTCGTCCAGACGATAGCATCCTGGTACTTATTGACCATCAGCCTTACCAGTTCACCAACTTGAACAGCTATGAACCTACGATGATCATTAACAACGTTATTGGTCTTGCCAAATCGGCAAAGTTGTTCAATGTGCCAACAATTCTTACCACAGTAATTGAAGAAAGAGGGGGTTATATCATTAAGGGATTACAGGATGTTTTTCCTGATCAAAAGCCGATCAACCGTACTCTTATCAATACCTGGGAAGATCCAAGCGTTACAGATATAGTGAAGAAAAGTGGCCGCAAGCAACTTATACTTGCTGCGCTTTACACCGAGATCTGTCTCGCAATGCCAGCAATCCAGGCGCTTGGTGAGGGTTATGAAGTATTCATCGTTACCGATGCTTCGGGAGGTGTTACTGCGGAAGCTCATGATATGGCTGTTCGCCGTATGGTTCAGGCTGGCGCAATTCCAATCAACTGGATGGCTGTACTTGCTGAATGGCAACGTGACTGGGCACGTACAGAAACAACTGCGGGTGTATCAGACATTACTCTTGAGCATGGCGGTGCTAGTGCGGTTGCTCTTGCATGGGAACTTCAGCTCCTTGCCACCACTCCTCCAGTGGCCTCTGGTGGACATTAA
- a CDS encoding AraC family transcriptional regulator: MLTITTPTLEAKRKGLTQTRLQQVLDYICTHLDRDLSLTELADVINISPTYFASLFKQTMGISPRQYVIQQRVEQAKLMLSKTDLAIADIALQVGFSSQSHLTQQFKRLTGMTPKQIR, from the coding sequence ATGCTAACAATTACGACACCAACCCTTGAAGCCAAGCGCAAAGGCTTAACGCAAACCCGATTGCAGCAAGTACTCGATTATATTTGTACTCACCTTGATCGAGATTTGTCGCTAACTGAACTTGCAGACGTGATCAATATCAGTCCGACTTATTTTGCGAGTTTGTTTAAGCAAACAATGGGGATTTCTCCCCGTCAGTACGTGATTCAACAGCGCGTGGAACAGGCGAAATTGATGCTGTCGAAAACAGATTTGGCGATCGCAGACATTGCCCTACAAGTCGGCTTCTCCAGTCAAAGCCATTTAACACAGCAGTTTAAGCGTCTCACTGGCATGACCCCAAAACAGATTCGCTAA
- a CDS encoding DsbA family protein: MSDDRSQSSLLVPPSTQDWIQGVLSAKVVLVMYGDYQDPRSADVYKLIKAIKQELSAAFGEDYVCFILRHFPQTKIYPHAQRAAQVAEAAAAQGEFWLMTDTLFDHQQRLENGYLVEYANDLGLDIPQFLKELSKQVHIDRINEDIEGGIQSGVTTAPALFINGRRYIGHWNTTELMTAMTAASH; this comes from the coding sequence ATGAGCGACGATCGTAGCCAGAGTTCCTTACTTGTACCCCCTTCAACCCAAGATTGGATTCAAGGTGTACTAAGTGCCAAGGTCGTGCTGGTGATGTATGGAGACTATCAAGACCCTAGAAGTGCAGATGTTTACAAGCTGATTAAAGCCATCAAACAAGAACTGAGTGCTGCTTTTGGAGAGGATTATGTATGCTTCATCCTCCGTCATTTTCCACAAACAAAGATTTATCCCCATGCTCAACGGGCAGCGCAAGTCGCCGAAGCCGCCGCCGCCCAAGGAGAGTTTTGGTTAATGACCGATACTTTATTTGACCATCAACAAAGATTGGAGAATGGTTATCTTGTCGAGTACGCCAATGATTTAGGGCTTGACATTCCTCAATTTCTCAAAGAGCTGTCTAAACAAGTGCATATCGATCGCATCAATGAAGACATTGAAGGCGGAATACAGAGCGGAGTAACGACTGCCCCAGCCCTGTTTATCAATGGACGTCGGTATATCGGGCACTGGAACACGACGGAGTTGATGACAGCTATGACGGCTGCAAGTCATTAA
- a CDS encoding pirin family protein has protein sequence MTTQTLRTVAGIINSVETLEGAGFLVRRPFPKSSFSEFDPFLLLDELGPATMKPGQAKGAPDHPHRGFETVSYVLDGRLEHKDSVGHAGLLNPGDVQWMTAGVGVVHSEMPEAEFTRTGGRLHGIQLWVNLPQRDKMIAPRYQEIPSAQIPVAQTKDGLVTVRVIAGEALGAKAVIETRTPIIYLHFTLQPGGSIVQPVPNEYNAFAYVLDGSGLFGTEQERGEHGQMVMFAPDGDDVAIANPVDATRPLDLLLIAGVPLNEPVVRYGPFVMNTEAEIQQAIDDYRNGRMGHIYA, from the coding sequence ATGACCACTCAAACGCTCCGAACCGTTGCTGGCATCATTAATAGTGTAGAAACCCTTGAAGGAGCGGGCTTCCTGGTGCGTCGTCCCTTTCCTAAGAGCAGTTTCTCTGAGTTTGACCCCTTTCTCCTCCTCGATGAATTGGGGCCCGCGACTATGAAACCTGGTCAAGCGAAGGGCGCACCGGATCATCCCCATCGTGGCTTTGAAACCGTCAGCTACGTCCTGGATGGACGACTGGAACATAAGGACTCGGTCGGTCATGCCGGACTGCTCAATCCTGGTGATGTGCAGTGGATGACCGCTGGGGTAGGCGTCGTGCATTCCGAAATGCCAGAGGCTGAGTTTACCCGCACGGGTGGGCGCCTGCACGGCATCCAACTATGGGTCAACTTGCCGCAGCGAGACAAGATGATTGCTCCTCGCTATCAGGAGATTCCATCAGCGCAGATTCCGGTAGCTCAGACCAAGGATGGGCTCGTGACCGTGCGCGTGATTGCGGGAGAGGCGTTGGGGGCGAAAGCGGTGATTGAAACCCGCACCCCGATTATCTACCTGCATTTCACGCTACAACCAGGAGGAAGCATTGTGCAGCCGGTACCGAACGAGTACAACGCCTTTGCCTATGTCCTCGATGGGTCTGGTTTGTTTGGCACTGAGCAGGAACGGGGTGAGCATGGGCAAATGGTGATGTTTGCACCGGATGGTGACGACGTGGCGATCGCCAATCCGGTGGATGCCACCCGCCCCCTGGATCTACTGCTGATTGCTGGAGTGCCGCTGAATGAACCTGTAGTGCGCTATGGCCCCTTTGTGATGAACACTGAAGCTGAAATACAGCAAGCGATCGACGATTACCGAAATGGAAGGATGGGACATATTTATGCCTAA
- a CDS encoding PadR family transcriptional regulator: MSLAHVILGLLQQQERTGYDLKTDCFDDGMSHLWPADQAQIYRTLDKLESQGWITCTVEIQRDRPNRKVYRITQAGEAELTHWLQTHHPLPVLREPLLVQLYFAAQLPNEAIVSLLEQELEARQEKLAQCEAIASLSLSHPTASREQKLHRLVLDLVKQREQTYLDGLEQTIRAVHRLRDRNNP, from the coding sequence ATGTCTCTTGCCCATGTGATTCTGGGTCTGCTCCAACAACAGGAGCGAACCGGCTACGACCTCAAAACCGATTGCTTTGACGATGGTATGTCCCATCTGTGGCCAGCAGATCAGGCACAGATTTATCGGACGTTAGACAAACTGGAGTCACAGGGGTGGATTACCTGTACCGTTGAGATTCAGCGCGATCGCCCCAATCGCAAGGTTTACCGAATTACCCAAGCAGGCGAAGCAGAGTTAACCCACTGGCTTCAGACGCATCATCCGTTGCCTGTGTTGCGAGAGCCGTTGCTGGTGCAACTCTATTTTGCGGCTCAGTTGCCTAACGAAGCGATCGTGTCTCTGCTAGAGCAGGAACTGGAAGCACGGCAAGAAAAGCTAGCCCAGTGTGAGGCGATCGCGTCCCTATCGTTGAGTCATCCGACTGCATCGCGGGAACAAAAACTGCATCGACTGGTTTTGGACTTAGTGAAGCAACGGGAACAGACATATTTAGATGGGTTGGAACAGACGATACGTGCTGTGCACAGGCTGCGCGATCGCAACAATCCGTAG